The Bombus fervidus isolate BK054 chromosome 1, iyBomFerv1, whole genome shotgun sequence genome includes a window with the following:
- the LOC139986603 gene encoding regulator of microtubule dynamics protein 1 isoform X1: MHNNLIAAAIGVTVGVISAASIFIYRKILANQQYSTTISDLNAANKRIDELQTELEALRLQLKQQKKKRKISRKFNSNDSTYTLDNDTDIDVFSTTTDIGDDEFYDCSDGESIVSDSDLRISDELNQLDIILKEIDEQLNDQFDVKTYYILQTLARSHPDNVEVVWRFTRASYHYAEAQIDKNIRKLVILEGIQQCERIIENRKADLYKWYAILIGLHGDYLSVPDKIKNGIVFKKYVELALEMQPDDFELHYLLGRFKYEIANLSWIEKKVATLFEIPNVSIEETLICFETAAKLGSTNPYTQLYISKCYIALKKYTCAIDSLKEILEKPIVSADDEKVHTEASKLLDKYSGYSS; this comes from the exons atgcataataatttaattgctGCTGCCATCGGTGTAACCGTTGGTGTTATAAGTGCAGctagtatttttatttatcgtaaaattttggCAAATCAACAATATAGCACAACAATTTCTGACTTAAATGCTGCCAATAAAAGAATTGATGAATTACAAACAGAATTAGAAGCtttaag gTTACAACTAAaacaacagaaaaagaaaagaaaaatttcacgaaaatttAACTCTAACGATAGTACCTATACTTTAGATAATGATACAGATATTGATGTTTTTTCAACAACAACTGATATTGGAGATGATGAGTTCTATGATTGTTCCGATGGTGAAAGTATTGTTAGTGATAGTGACTTAAG GATCTCAGACGAACTGAACCAGCTGGATATAATACTTAAGGAGATTGATGAACAACTAAATGATCAATTTGATGTCAAGACTTACTATATATTGCAAACATTAGCAAGATCCCACCCAGACAATGTAGAAGTAGTATGGAGATTCACAAGAGCTAGCTACCATTATGCAGAAGCACAAATTGATAAGAATATTAGAAAGTTAGTCATTCTTGAAG gtATTCAACAGTGTGagagaattattgaaaatcgaAAAGCAGATCTGTATAAGTGGTATGCTATCCTTATAGGACTACATGGAGACTATTTATCAGTGCCAGACAAAATAAAGAATGGCAttgtttttaagaaatatgtaGAACTGGCTTTAGAAATGCAACCAGATGACTTTGAATTACATTATCTTCTAGGaagatttaaatatgaaattgctaATTTAAGTTGGATCGAGAAAAAG GTAGCAACATTATTTGAAATTCCAAATGTTTCTATTGAAGAAACACTCATTTGTTTTGAAACTGCAGCAAAGCTTGGAAGTACAAATCCATACACTCAGTTATACATTAGTAAATGTTATATTgctttaaagaaatatacatgTGCAATTGAttcattaaaagaaattttagaaaaaccAATTGTATCAGCTGATGATGAAAAAGTACATACGGAAGCGAGTAAACTTCTCGACAAGTACTCAGGATATAGTTcatag
- the Pgi gene encoding glucose-6-phosphate isomerase: MKPKPELTIEAAWTKLQQYFDTNGSKIKIYDLFQQNPKRFENFSLEIPTPDDGPILLDYSKNRLTEEALQLLLQLARAREIEAARDAMFDGEKINFTENRAVLHIALRNRLNKPILVDGKDVMPEVNAVLNHMKQFTNEILSKQWKGFTGKPIEDVVNIGIGGSDLGPLMVTEALKAFHVGPRVHFVSNIDGTHIAETLKKLNPETTLFIIASKTFTTQETITNATSAKIWLLDALKDPAAVARHFVALSTNNQKVKEFGIDEKNMFGFWDWVGGRYSLWSAIGLSICLSIGFENFEKLLSGAYFMDQHFCSAPLEKNAPVILALLGIWYHNFYKAETHALLPYDQYLHRFAAYFQQGDMESNGKYVTRAGKIVNYSTGPIVWGEPGTNGQHAFYQLLHQGTRLVPADFLIPIQSHNKVQGNLHHKILLANCFAQTEALMKGKNENEARTELQKAGMNPEQINLLLPHKMFEGNRPTNTILLKKITPFILGALIAMYEHKIFVQGIIWDINSFDQWGVELGKQLAKVIEPELESTQAVTNHDSSTNGLIAFAKNHSS, encoded by the exons atgaaaccgAAACCAGAATTGACCATCGAAGCAGCATGGACTAAGTTGcaacaatattttgatactaatggttcaaaaattaaaatatatgatctTTTTCAACAAAATCCTAAACGCTTCGAAAACTTTAG tcTAGAAATTCCTACTCCTGATGATGGGCCAATTTTACTTGATTATTCTAAGAATCGGCTTACTGAAGAAGCATTGCAACTGTTATTGCAATta gCACGAGCACGTGAAATAGAAGCCGCAAGAGATGCCATGTTTGATggagagaaaattaatttcacagaGAATAGAGCAGTTTTACATATTGCTTTGCGCAATAGACTTAACAAACCAATATTAGTTGATGGTAAAGATGTTATGCCAGAAGTGAATGCTGTATTAAATCACATGAAACAATTTACTAATGag attCTTTCAAAACAATGGAAAGGTTTTACTGGTAAACCAATTGAAGATGTTGTTAATATTGGAATTGGTGGTTCAGATTTG ggTCCTTTAATGGTAACTGAAGCATTAAAAGCATTTCATGTTGGACCACGAGTTCATTTTGTTAGTAACATAGATGGAACCCATATTGCTGAAACTTTGAAAAAGTTGAATCCAGAAACAACTCTTTTTATAATAGCATCGAAAACATTTACTACTCAAGAGACGATTACAAATGCCACTTCTGCTAAAATATGGCTTTTGGATGCTTTAAAAGAT ccTGCAGCAGTTGCACGTCATTTTGTTGCATTGTCTACTAATAATCAAAAAGTGAAAGAATTTGGTATTgatgaaaaaaatatgtttggaTTTTGGGACTGGGTTGGaggacgttattcgttatggtCAGCTATTGGTTTATCAATCTGTTTGTCTATtggatttgaaaattttgaaaaattattgagCGGTGCATATTTTATGGATCAACATTTCTGTAGTGCTCCATTGGAGAAAAAT GCACCAGTTATATTAGCTCTTCTTGGAATATGGTAccataatttttacaaagctGAAACACATGCATTATTACCATATGATCAATACTTACATAGGTTTGCTGCTTATTTTCAACAAGGAGATATGGAAAGTAATGGAAAATATGTTACTCGTGCAgggaaaattgtaaattacagtactg gtCCAATTGTGTGGGGAGAACCAGGTACTAATGGACAACATGCATTTTACCAGTTACTACATCAGGGTACTAGACTTGTCCCTgctgattttttaattccaatACAGTCACATAATAag GTTCAAGGAAATCTCCATCACAAAATATTGCTTGCAAATTGTTTTGCACAAACCGAAGCTTTgatgaaaggaaaaaatgaGAATGAAGCACGAACTGAATTGCAAAAAGCAGGAATGAACCCTGAGCAAATAAATCTATTATTACCACATAAGATGTTTGAGGGAAATAGACCAACCAATACTATTCTTCTTAAGAAAATAACGCCTTTTATTCTTGGAGCTTTGATTG CAATGTACGAGCATAAAATCTTCGTGCAAGGGATTATTTGGGATATCAATTCCTTTGATCAATGGGG tgTTGAATTAGGAAAGCAGTTGGCAAAGGTAATTGAACCTGAATTAGAAAGTACTCAAGCAGTTACAAACCATGATTCATCAACAAACGGGTTGATCGCATTTGCTAAAAATCATAGCTCGTAA
- the LOC139986537 gene encoding phospholipase DDHD1 isoform X1, whose amino-acid sequence MSDKIEIDPFSETPLESQNCEGIPETTKELNSKDNSQNIINELTYVEPLTAEQIRWFYRDGVDKRWVEFCGYDSLRIEYAWQNYQNVLSKSNNITNNPPSVEKIVVRGGMYDVELDKMKCVSIYCTGEEWEIMRGTWYYDGSWLPLEAEQAKIIEEVHLNLFQKQNSDQSTSTYDTPSHSYEVLHTEHFSEFHVDWHSINDVVLYSEYRHKKLMRSVTSKLGFAKTTGYQLRRGYKIAAVKEDKPHDIDHIIFVVHGIGQKGDTGKIIRNTTLFRDCVDWLKQKYFPNSNYRIEFFPVEWRSSLKLDGGIVEAITPFSVVSIRHLLNTSAMDILYYTSPLYGGEVRAGLQKELNRLYFMFTSRHPGWKGKVSILAHSLGCVIVYDIVTGWMAPDTRPPSPETQEVLKQRLQFPIENLFCLGSPLSVFLVLRTPSPSNKTDVMPQGLCKRFYNIFHWSDPVAYRMEPLLERGYSKIEPVLIPPYGGVDGQQTEQSPPTMSNADQNCSLIADNDEKEENSVDMSNRAPDKGWSLWGLVRAGWNVKKDVSAPIQPGQELTERLDYVLRASLGRNYFYTLAAHTTYWSNYDVAYFVLTRLFPTLET is encoded by the exons ATGTCTGACAAGATTGAAATTGATCCTTTTAGTGAAACACCTCTGGAATCTCAAAATTGCGAAG GAATTCCAGAAACTACCaaagaattaaattcaaaGGATAACtcacaaaatataataaatgaattaacaTATGTAGAACCTTTAACTGCAGAACAAATACGATGGTTTTATAGAGATGGTGTAGATAAAAGATGGGTAGAATTCTGTGGATATGATAGCTTAAGAATTGAATATGCTTggcaaaattatcaaaatgtccttagtaaaagtaataatataaccAACAATCCACCTTctgttgaaaaaattgtagTTAGAGGAGGAATGTACGATGTGGAACtagataaaatgaaatgtgtTTCAATATATTGTACAg gtGAAGAATGGGAAATTATGAGAGGAACTTGGTATTATGATGGTAGTTGGTTACCTTTAGAGGCAGAACAAGCTAAAATTATAGAAGAAGTTCATCTTAATCTTTTTCAAAAGCAAAATTCTGATCAATCCACTTCAACATATGATACACCTTCTCACTCTTACGAAG TGTTACACACGGAACATTTTTCTGAATTTCATGTTGACTGGCATAGTATAAATGATGTAGTATTATATAGCGAATATAggcataaaaaattaatgcgTAGTGTTACATCAAAATTAGGTTTTGCAAAAA CAACAGGTTATCAATTAAGAAGAGGATATAAAATCGCTGCTGTAAAGGAAGATAAACCTCATGATATTgatcatataatttttgtagttCATGGAATTGGTCAAAAAGGAGATActggaaaaattattcgtaataCAACATT gtTTAGAGACTGTGTAGATTggttgaaacaaaaatattttcctaacTCTAACtatagaatagaatttttccCTGTCGAATGGCGTTCATCATTAAAACTTGATGGAG gtATAGTAGAAGCTATCACCCCCTTTAGTGTGGTAAGCATACGACACTTATTAAATACATCAGCAATGGATATTCTCTACTACACAAGTCCTCTTTATGGAGGGGAAGTAAGAGCTGGATTACAAAAAGAGTTAAATAGATTATACTTTATGTTTACTAGTCGTCATCCTGGTTGGAAAGGGAAAGTTTCAATTTTAGCACATTCTTTGGGATGTGTAATTGTTTATGACATTGTCACAGGCTGGATGGCTCCAGATACAAGACCTCCATCTCCAGAAACGCAAGAAGTTTTAAAACAACGATTACAATTCCCC attgaaaatttattttgtttgggTTCCCCATTATCAGTATTTCTTGTATTACGTACACCTTCTCCATCCAACAAAACAGATGTGATGCCTCAAGGTTTATGCAAAagattttacaatatatttcacTGGTCTGATCCTGTAGCTTATAGAATGGAGCCACTTTTAGAAAGGGGATATAGCAAAATTGAACCTGTTCTAATTCCGCCATATGGAGGAGTTGATGGTCAACAAACAGAGCAGTCACCACCAACAATGAGTAATGCTGATCAAAATTGTTCTCTTATAG cagataatgatgaaaaagaagaaaattcagtAGATATGTCTAATCGTGCACCAGACAAAGGTTGGAGTCTTTGGGGCTTAGTCCGTGCTGGTTGGAATGTTAAAAAAGATGTTTCTGCACCTATCCAACCAGGTCaag AATTAACAGAACGATTGGATTATGTACTTCGAGCAAGTTtaggaagaaattatttttacacattAGCAGCACATACAACATATTGGAGTAACTACGATGTAGCTTATTTTGTGCTAACAAGACTTTTTCCAACATTAGAAACATGA
- the LOC139986593 gene encoding lysocardiolipin acyltransferase 1, with product MRGLLRGTLYCALWYSSIVAGFLFIACPMLPLLFFSPPKFRKCGDLLLSCWELYSTALLKVFGVKILVSGDHISPNESAVLVMNHRTRVDWNFLWAAMYQACLPNVATHRLKFVLKDPIRHIPGPGWIMQMYGFLYITRRWEEDQNRLSRTLDYLVALDRRSQLLIFPEGTDLTKNSKEKSDKYAMQHVLPQYSFTLHPKTTGFSYLVRHLQQASYLNAVYDLTIAYPDYIPQSELDLIKGKLPNEVHFHIKRIPSSDVPTDDLTLRRWLEEKWFNKEEILKQFYEKKTFPAEIWPLTKLRPLHIAFSFWSILTGCMIVLLIISPVFQLWTLVHSIFFIALSFFTTGFNQLEMGWYWRWRTHFLTKKI from the exons ATGCGTGGACTTTTACGTGGTACTTTATATTGTGCACTATGGTACAGCAGCATAGTGGCTGGTTTTCTATTTATTGCTTGCCCTATGTTACCACTGTTATTTTTTAGTCCTCCAAAGTTTCGAAAATGTGGTGATCTATTACTTTCTTGTTGGGAACTTTATTCCACA GCTCTTTTAAAAGTATTTGGTGTAAAAATTTTGGTATCAGGAGACCATATATCTCCAAATGAATCTGCTGTTCTTGTAATGAATCATAGAACACGGGTGGATTGGAATTTTTTGTGGGCTGCAATGTATCAAGCATGTTTACCTAATGTAGCAACTCatagattaaaatttgttttaaaggATCCTATACGACATATTCCAGGACCAG GATGGATAATGCAAATGTATGGTTTCCTTTATATAACTCGTCGTTGGGAAGAAGATCAAAACCGATTGTCACGTACCTTGGATTATTTAGTTGCTCTTGATAGGCGCTCTCAATTACTTATATTTCCTGAGGGTACTGATCTAACAAAAAACAGCAAAGAGAAATCTGACAAATATGCCATGCAACATGTTCTGCCACAATATTCTTTTACTCTTCATCCAAAGACAACAGGATTCAGTTATTTAGTTCGACATCTTCAACAAGCAAGTTATCTCAATgctgtttatgatttaacgATTGCATATCCTGATTATATTCCACAATCTGAATTAGATTTGATCAAAGGAAAATTACCAAATGAAgtacattttcatattaagCGAATACCATCATCGGATGTGCCAACAGATGATTTAACATTAAGGCGATGGTTAGAAGAAAAGTGGTTtaacaaagaagaaatcttaaaacaattttatgaaaagaaaACTTTTCCTGCTGAAATTTGGCCGTTAACAAAATTACGTCCCTTGCATATTGCCTTTAGTTTCTGGAGCATTCTAAcag gATGTATGATAGTTTTACTTATTATCTCACCAGTATTCCAATTATGGACACTGGtacattcaattttttttattgctcTATCATTTTTTACTACTGGTTTTAATCAACTTGAAATGGGATGGTATTGGCGTTGGAGAACACACTTCCttacaaaaaagatatga
- the LOC139986603 gene encoding regulator of microtubule dynamics protein 2 isoform X2, with translation MHNNLIAAAIGVTVGVISAASIFIYRKILANQQYSTTISDLNAANKRIDELQTELEALRLQLKQQKKKRKISRKFNSNDSTYTLDNDTDIDVFSTTTDIGDDEFYDCSDGESIVSDSDLRISDELNQLDIILKEIDEQLNDQFDVKTYYILQTLARSHPDNVEVVWRFTRASYHYAEAQIDKNIRKLVILEGLHGDYLSVPDKIKNGIVFKKYVELALEMQPDDFELHYLLGRFKYEIANLSWIEKKVATLFEIPNVSIEETLICFETAAKLGSTNPYTQLYISKCYIALKKYTCAIDSLKEILEKPIVSADDEKVHTEASKLLDKYSGYSS, from the exons atgcataataatttaattgctGCTGCCATCGGTGTAACCGTTGGTGTTATAAGTGCAGctagtatttttatttatcgtaaaattttggCAAATCAACAATATAGCACAACAATTTCTGACTTAAATGCTGCCAATAAAAGAATTGATGAATTACAAACAGAATTAGAAGCtttaag gTTACAACTAAaacaacagaaaaagaaaagaaaaatttcacgaaaatttAACTCTAACGATAGTACCTATACTTTAGATAATGATACAGATATTGATGTTTTTTCAACAACAACTGATATTGGAGATGATGAGTTCTATGATTGTTCCGATGGTGAAAGTATTGTTAGTGATAGTGACTTAAG GATCTCAGACGAACTGAACCAGCTGGATATAATACTTAAGGAGATTGATGAACAACTAAATGATCAATTTGATGTCAAGACTTACTATATATTGCAAACATTAGCAAGATCCCACCCAGACAATGTAGAAGTAGTATGGAGATTCACAAGAGCTAGCTACCATTATGCAGAAGCACAAATTGATAAGAATATTAGAAAGTTAGTCATTCTTGAAG GACTACATGGAGACTATTTATCAGTGCCAGACAAAATAAAGAATGGCAttgtttttaagaaatatgtaGAACTGGCTTTAGAAATGCAACCAGATGACTTTGAATTACATTATCTTCTAGGaagatttaaatatgaaattgctaATTTAAGTTGGATCGAGAAAAAG GTAGCAACATTATTTGAAATTCCAAATGTTTCTATTGAAGAAACACTCATTTGTTTTGAAACTGCAGCAAAGCTTGGAAGTACAAATCCATACACTCAGTTATACATTAGTAAATGTTATATTgctttaaagaaatatacatgTGCAATTGAttcattaaaagaaattttagaaaaaccAATTGTATCAGCTGATGATGAAAAAGTACATACGGAAGCGAGTAAACTTCTCGACAAGTACTCAGGATATAGTTcatag
- the LOC139986537 gene encoding phospholipase DDHD1 isoform X3, with the protein MYDVELDKMKCVSIYCTGEEWEIMRGTWYYDGSWLPLEAEQAKIIEEVHLNLFQKQNSDQSTSTYDTPSHSYEVLHTEHFSEFHVDWHSINDVVLYSEYRHKKLMRSVTSKLGFAKTTGYQLRRGYKIAAVKEDKPHDIDHIIFVVHGIGQKGDTGKIIRNTTLFRDCVDWLKQKYFPNSNYRIEFFPVEWRSSLKLDGGIVEAITPFSVVSIRHLLNTSAMDILYYTSPLYGGEVRAGLQKELNRLYFMFTSRHPGWKGKVSILAHSLGCVIVYDIVTGWMAPDTRPPSPETQEVLKQRLQFPIENLFCLGSPLSVFLVLRTPSPSNKTDVMPQGLCKRFYNIFHWSDPVAYRMEPLLERGYSKIEPVLIPPYGGVDGQQTEQSPPTMSNADQNCSLIADNDEKEENSVDMSNRAPDKGWSLWGLVRAGWNVKKDVSAPIQPGQELTERLDYVLRASLGRNYFYTLAAHTTYWSNYDVAYFVLTRLFPTLET; encoded by the exons ATGTACGATGTGGAACtagataaaatgaaatgtgtTTCAATATATTGTACAg gtGAAGAATGGGAAATTATGAGAGGAACTTGGTATTATGATGGTAGTTGGTTACCTTTAGAGGCAGAACAAGCTAAAATTATAGAAGAAGTTCATCTTAATCTTTTTCAAAAGCAAAATTCTGATCAATCCACTTCAACATATGATACACCTTCTCACTCTTACGAAG TGTTACACACGGAACATTTTTCTGAATTTCATGTTGACTGGCATAGTATAAATGATGTAGTATTATATAGCGAATATAggcataaaaaattaatgcgTAGTGTTACATCAAAATTAGGTTTTGCAAAAA CAACAGGTTATCAATTAAGAAGAGGATATAAAATCGCTGCTGTAAAGGAAGATAAACCTCATGATATTgatcatataatttttgtagttCATGGAATTGGTCAAAAAGGAGATActggaaaaattattcgtaataCAACATT gtTTAGAGACTGTGTAGATTggttgaaacaaaaatattttcctaacTCTAACtatagaatagaatttttccCTGTCGAATGGCGTTCATCATTAAAACTTGATGGAG gtATAGTAGAAGCTATCACCCCCTTTAGTGTGGTAAGCATACGACACTTATTAAATACATCAGCAATGGATATTCTCTACTACACAAGTCCTCTTTATGGAGGGGAAGTAAGAGCTGGATTACAAAAAGAGTTAAATAGATTATACTTTATGTTTACTAGTCGTCATCCTGGTTGGAAAGGGAAAGTTTCAATTTTAGCACATTCTTTGGGATGTGTAATTGTTTATGACATTGTCACAGGCTGGATGGCTCCAGATACAAGACCTCCATCTCCAGAAACGCAAGAAGTTTTAAAACAACGATTACAATTCCCC attgaaaatttattttgtttgggTTCCCCATTATCAGTATTTCTTGTATTACGTACACCTTCTCCATCCAACAAAACAGATGTGATGCCTCAAGGTTTATGCAAAagattttacaatatatttcacTGGTCTGATCCTGTAGCTTATAGAATGGAGCCACTTTTAGAAAGGGGATATAGCAAAATTGAACCTGTTCTAATTCCGCCATATGGAGGAGTTGATGGTCAACAAACAGAGCAGTCACCACCAACAATGAGTAATGCTGATCAAAATTGTTCTCTTATAG cagataatgatgaaaaagaagaaaattcagtAGATATGTCTAATCGTGCACCAGACAAAGGTTGGAGTCTTTGGGGCTTAGTCCGTGCTGGTTGGAATGTTAAAAAAGATGTTTCTGCACCTATCCAACCAGGTCaag AATTAACAGAACGATTGGATTATGTACTTCGAGCAAGTTtaggaagaaattatttttacacattAGCAGCACATACAACATATTGGAGTAACTACGATGTAGCTTATTTTGTGCTAACAAGACTTTTTCCAACATTAGAAACATGA
- the E(r) gene encoding enhancer of rudimentary, with translation MSHTILLVQPGNRPETRTYSDYESVNECMEGVCKIYEEHLKRRNPNTPTITYDISQLFDFVDQLTDLSCLVYQKSTNTYAPYNKDWIKEKIYVLLRRAAGHGK, from the exons ATG TCTCACACAATATTGCTTGTACAACCAGGTAATAGACCTGAAACAAGAACATACTCTGATTATGAAAGTGTTAACGAATGTATGGAAG gTGTATGCAAGATTTATGAAGAACATTTAAAAAGGCGAAATCCAAATACGCCAACTATAACATACGATATCAGTCAATTGTTTGATTTTGTTGATCAACTTACAGATTTATCATGTCTTGTTTATCAAAAATCCACAAACACATATGCCCCATACAATAAGGATTGGATTAAGGAAAAGATATATGTTTTACTACGTCGAGCTGCAGGTCATGggaaataa
- the LOC139986537 gene encoding phospholipase DDHD1 isoform X2, with product MSDKIEIDPFSETPLESQNCEGIPETTKELNSKDNSQNIINELTYVEPLTAEQIRWFYRDGVDKRWVEFCGYDSLRIEYAWQNYQNVLSKSNNITNNPPSVEKIVVRGGMYDVELDKMKCVSIYCTGEEWEIMRGTWYYDGSWLPLEAEQAKIIEEVHLNLFQKQNSDQSTSTYDTPSHSYEVLHTEHFSEFHVDWHSINDVVLYSEYRHKKLMRSVTSKLGFAKTTGYQLRRGYKIAAVKEDKPHDIDHIIFVVHGIGQKGDTGKIIRNTTLFRDCVDWLKQKYFPNSNYRIEFFPVEWRSSLKLDGGIVEAITPFSVVSIRHLLNTSAMDILYYTSPLYGGEVRAGLQKELNRLYFMFTSRHPGWKGKVSILAHSLGCVIVYDIVTGWMAPDTRPPSPETQEVLKQRLQFPIENLFCLGSPLSVFLVLRTPSPSNKTDVMPQGLCKRFYNIFHWSDPVAYRMEPLLERGYSKIEPVLIPPYGGVDGQQTEQSPPTMSNADQNCSLIDNDEKEENSVDMSNRAPDKGWSLWGLVRAGWNVKKDVSAPIQPGQELTERLDYVLRASLGRNYFYTLAAHTTYWSNYDVAYFVLTRLFPTLET from the exons ATGTCTGACAAGATTGAAATTGATCCTTTTAGTGAAACACCTCTGGAATCTCAAAATTGCGAAG GAATTCCAGAAACTACCaaagaattaaattcaaaGGATAACtcacaaaatataataaatgaattaacaTATGTAGAACCTTTAACTGCAGAACAAATACGATGGTTTTATAGAGATGGTGTAGATAAAAGATGGGTAGAATTCTGTGGATATGATAGCTTAAGAATTGAATATGCTTggcaaaattatcaaaatgtccttagtaaaagtaataatataaccAACAATCCACCTTctgttgaaaaaattgtagTTAGAGGAGGAATGTACGATGTGGAACtagataaaatgaaatgtgtTTCAATATATTGTACAg gtGAAGAATGGGAAATTATGAGAGGAACTTGGTATTATGATGGTAGTTGGTTACCTTTAGAGGCAGAACAAGCTAAAATTATAGAAGAAGTTCATCTTAATCTTTTTCAAAAGCAAAATTCTGATCAATCCACTTCAACATATGATACACCTTCTCACTCTTACGAAG TGTTACACACGGAACATTTTTCTGAATTTCATGTTGACTGGCATAGTATAAATGATGTAGTATTATATAGCGAATATAggcataaaaaattaatgcgTAGTGTTACATCAAAATTAGGTTTTGCAAAAA CAACAGGTTATCAATTAAGAAGAGGATATAAAATCGCTGCTGTAAAGGAAGATAAACCTCATGATATTgatcatataatttttgtagttCATGGAATTGGTCAAAAAGGAGATActggaaaaattattcgtaataCAACATT gtTTAGAGACTGTGTAGATTggttgaaacaaaaatattttcctaacTCTAACtatagaatagaatttttccCTGTCGAATGGCGTTCATCATTAAAACTTGATGGAG gtATAGTAGAAGCTATCACCCCCTTTAGTGTGGTAAGCATACGACACTTATTAAATACATCAGCAATGGATATTCTCTACTACACAAGTCCTCTTTATGGAGGGGAAGTAAGAGCTGGATTACAAAAAGAGTTAAATAGATTATACTTTATGTTTACTAGTCGTCATCCTGGTTGGAAAGGGAAAGTTTCAATTTTAGCACATTCTTTGGGATGTGTAATTGTTTATGACATTGTCACAGGCTGGATGGCTCCAGATACAAGACCTCCATCTCCAGAAACGCAAGAAGTTTTAAAACAACGATTACAATTCCCC attgaaaatttattttgtttgggTTCCCCATTATCAGTATTTCTTGTATTACGTACACCTTCTCCATCCAACAAAACAGATGTGATGCCTCAAGGTTTATGCAAAagattttacaatatatttcacTGGTCTGATCCTGTAGCTTATAGAATGGAGCCACTTTTAGAAAGGGGATATAGCAAAATTGAACCTGTTCTAATTCCGCCATATGGAGGAGTTGATGGTCAACAAACAGAGCAGTCACCACCAACAATGAGTAATGCTGATCAAAATTGTTCTCTTATAG ataatgatgaaaaagaagaaaattcagtAGATATGTCTAATCGTGCACCAGACAAAGGTTGGAGTCTTTGGGGCTTAGTCCGTGCTGGTTGGAATGTTAAAAAAGATGTTTCTGCACCTATCCAACCAGGTCaag AATTAACAGAACGATTGGATTATGTACTTCGAGCAAGTTtaggaagaaattatttttacacattAGCAGCACATACAACATATTGGAGTAACTACGATGTAGCTTATTTTGTGCTAACAAGACTTTTTCCAACATTAGAAACATGA